CCTGGCTACGGCTGCGCGGCAGCCGGCTACCTGGACAGCAGGCTGGAGCCTCTGTACGAGCGGGTCGGGGCGCCGGCGCTGCGGCCGCTGGTGATCAAGCAGGAGCCGCGCGAGGAGGACGAAGCGAAGCAGCTGGCGCTGGCCGGCCTCTTTCCCtaccagccgccgccgccgccgccgccgccgcactCGCACCCGCCGCCCGCTCACCTGGCCGCCCCGCACCTGCAGTTCCAGATCGCACACTGCGGCCAGACCACCATGCACCTGCAGCCCGGCCACCCCACGCCGCCGCCCACGCCCGTGCCCAGCCCGCACCCAGCGCCCGCGCTCGGCGCCGCTGGCCTGCCAGGCCCCGGCGGCGCGCTCAAGGGGCTGGCCGCCACGCACCCCGACCTCCgtgcgggcggcggcggcggcggcaaaGCCAAGAAGTCCGTGGACAAGAACAGCAACGAGTACCGGGTGCGGCGCGAGCGCAACAACATCGCGGTGCGCAAGAGCCGGGACAAGGCCAAGCAGCGCAACGTGGAGACGCAGCAGAAGGTGCTGGAGCTGACCAGTGACAATGACCGCCTGCGCAAGCGGGTGGAACAACTGAGCCGCGAACTGGACACGCTGCGGGGCATCTTCCGTCAGCTGCCCGAGAGCTCCCTGGTCAAGGCCATGGGCAACTGCGCGTGAGGCGCGCGGCGGCGGGACCGCCCTGGGCTGGTCGCCGGCTGGGACCCAGGGAGTGGCTTCGGGTCTCCGGATCTCAAGACTGCCCGAACCGCGTAAGCCAGGACCAGGAGATTCCGGTGCTGCCtgagagcctggcctgctgcgcgTGCCCCTTGCCTTCCTCTGCGCCGGACACGGTGCGTCTAAGATGAGGGGTCAGGCAGAGAGGAGAAGCGCCATGGGGCTGAGCCGGGAGCCCGGCAACTCTAGTATTAAAGGAATAACCCTGTGCCTTGGAAACGCAAACTCACCGCTCCGATTCCTACCGAGTAGGGGGAGCAAATATGTGCCTTGTCAATTTATTTGGAGGGTTCTTGCCCCCACGAGAGGAGGGGTGCAGGCCCCCGGCAGGAGGAAGgttcagggagctgagatcccgaTAAAGCCAGCACTGGCGGCGGCTCCTGAGCGCCTGTCCTTGGAGGGGAGGAAACACAGGGACTTGGGGCTTTGAACCTAAGGTTGTTCCCCTTGTTCTGCGTGAAGGTGGAGGGTCCCTAGTTCCTTGCCTCTGAACTCCCAGCCTGCAAAAGGCTGGGCTCTCCCGGGCAGAACTCACTGAGATGGATGTCACCAGGTGACCAGTGGGAGCCTGCGACCCCTAGTCAGATCAGAAAGCTAGGTCGAGGGTTAGCTAGGAGGACATATGTTCATGGGATTGATGGCCTGGTGGAAGAGGGGAACCTAGAGATCTGGTCTGGGGGTCAGTAGGGGGTGGTGAAGGGACACTGGGACCATCAGCCTTGTCTGTACTGTATGTCGCCAGCATTGCCATATACACATGAAGCACAATCAGTCCATCCCAGAGGGACCGAAGTTATGAGAAGCTTTCCAAATATTTTGCTTTATCAGCCGACATCAACACTTGTATCTGGCCTCTCTGTGTCCCTGCGGTGCCTTGTGCAATGTGAATGTGCACGTCTATGCTAAACCACcattttatttggtttttgttttgttttggttttgctcaGAAACTTGCCAGAATGAGGCTCTTCGTCAGCAGCTGCAGGGAGGGTCTGCGGCTGTCTTTCCTTTTGGTTTTGGGATTGTTTTTGCTCCCAGGGGAACCAAAGAGGCGAGGTGGGCTTCCCCTTTCCCCTCAGCTCTCCCTGGGGGTGGCTGTGGGCCTCAGTCCCCGCCGGCCCTGGCTGTGGGCAGCCTGGTCCCCCCAGAGGCCCTGGCTCCGGGTCTGGAAGGGAGGCGGCCTCAGCCAGCGTTCACTCACCGATTCGATCGCTGGGCCTGGGAGCGGGGAGGGCGGCTTTGGTTCTCTTCTTTGGGGAGGACATAGAGTTTCATGCTAGATGTTTTATGTATTATATCtataatataaacatatcaaAGTCCGTTTTGGTGtctttttaaaactagaaaatcTACTTCCAAGGTTTTTTGTGGGCCAGGTCACATTTGTGAATAATCACAGCATATTCTTTGGCTGAGAGCCTGACTTTCATTAGCTCTCCACCCATCCTGAGCCCCTCTTTACA
The nucleotide sequence above comes from Bos indicus x Bos taurus breed Angus x Brahman F1 hybrid chromosome 18, Bos_hybrid_MaternalHap_v2.0, whole genome shotgun sequence. Encoded proteins:
- the CEBPA gene encoding CCAAT/enhancer-binding protein alpha: MESADFYEAEPRPPMSSHLQSPPHAPSSAAFGFPRGAGPSQPPAPPAAPEPLGGICEHETSIDISAYIDPAAFNDEFLADLFQHSRQQEKAKAAAAPAGGGNDFDYPGAPVGPGGAVMPGGTHGPPPGYGCAAAGYLDSRLEPLYERVGAPALRPLVIKQEPREEDEAKQLALAGLFPYQPPPPPPPPHSHPPPAHLAAPHLQFQIAHCGQTTMHLQPGHPTPPPTPVPSPHPAPALGAAGLPGPGGALKGLAATHPDLRAGGGGGGKAKKSVDKNSNEYRVRRERNNIAVRKSRDKAKQRNVETQQKVLELTSDNDRLRKRVEQLSRELDTLRGIFRQLPESSLVKAMGNCA